One segment of Streptosporangium brasiliense DNA contains the following:
- a CDS encoding polyprenyl synthetase family protein → MRGSALEHLLPAGGELAEHLRKSMEEVETRLRAVAADSPDPLIAEAAGYLLDAGGKRWRPLLVLLGAQFGDYETVSVLDAAVTVELIHAASLYHDDVMDEAPLRHSVPSAQVRWGNTIAILVGDHLFARGATVSLDLGEPARRAQAHAFERLVRGQVREVAGPRPGEDAVEHYLDVVRDKSAALIALAVRLGGICAGADDRVVEALTEYGEALGVAFQLSDDLIDILSPPVSSGKAQGTDLRAGLVTLPMLHALREPGAVRLREILGSGPVADPALHAEALDLLRASPGMDSARLEAERHTARARAAAERLPDSPARRVLESLCDLVGGRSA, encoded by the coding sequence ATGCGGGGATCCGCACTGGAGCACCTCCTCCCGGCCGGCGGCGAGCTGGCCGAGCACCTGCGCAAGAGCATGGAGGAGGTGGAGACCCGGCTGCGCGCGGTCGCCGCCGACTCCCCCGACCCGCTCATCGCCGAGGCCGCGGGCTATCTCCTCGACGCGGGCGGCAAACGGTGGCGGCCGCTGCTCGTGCTGCTCGGCGCGCAGTTCGGCGACTACGAGACCGTGTCGGTGCTGGACGCGGCGGTGACCGTCGAGCTCATCCACGCCGCCTCCCTCTACCACGACGACGTCATGGACGAGGCGCCGCTGCGGCACAGCGTGCCCAGCGCCCAGGTCCGCTGGGGCAACACGATCGCGATCCTGGTCGGCGACCACCTGTTCGCGCGCGGCGCCACCGTCAGCCTCGACCTCGGCGAGCCCGCCAGGAGAGCGCAGGCGCACGCCTTCGAGCGGCTGGTCAGGGGCCAGGTCAGGGAGGTGGCGGGGCCCAGGCCCGGCGAGGACGCGGTCGAGCACTACCTCGACGTGGTCCGCGACAAGTCGGCCGCGCTGATCGCGCTCGCGGTGCGGCTCGGCGGCATCTGCGCCGGCGCGGACGACCGGGTCGTCGAGGCCCTGACGGAGTACGGCGAGGCCCTCGGCGTCGCCTTCCAGCTCTCCGACGATCTCATCGACATCCTGTCGCCGCCGGTCAGCTCGGGCAAGGCGCAGGGCACCGACCTGCGGGCCGGCCTGGTCACCCTGCCGATGCTGCACGCCCTGCGGGAGCCGGGAGCCGTACGGCTGCGCGAGATCCTGGGGTCCGGGCCCGTGGCGGACCCCGCGCTGCACGCCGAGGCGCTCGACCTGCTGCGGGCCTCGCCGGGCATGGACTCGGCCCGCCTGGAGGCCGAGCGCCACACCGCGCGGGCCAGGGCCGCCGCGGAGCGGCTCCCCGACTCGCCGGCGCGGCGGGTCCTGGAGTCGCTCTGCGACCTGGTGGGCGGGCGTTCCGCCTGA
- a CDS encoding acyl-CoA thioesterase, whose amino-acid sequence MTTALQIGHIQPVQIHFEDLDAMGVVHNARYVLLLERALSGYWAEHGWAFDPTRPHFAEIFFVVREFSITYHVPISTVGTAAVHFWVEHLGTTSVVYGFRVLSADHGVVHAEGRRVQVRLDPATLRPSPMSPALRESIQPLVLTAGHLGS is encoded by the coding sequence ATGACGACCGCCCTGCAGATCGGGCACATCCAGCCCGTGCAGATCCACTTCGAAGACCTCGACGCCATGGGCGTGGTGCACAACGCCCGCTACGTCCTGCTGCTGGAGCGGGCCCTGTCCGGCTACTGGGCGGAGCACGGCTGGGCCTTCGACCCGACCCGCCCCCACTTCGCCGAGATCTTCTTCGTGGTGCGCGAGTTCTCCATCACCTACCACGTGCCGATCAGCACCGTGGGCACGGCCGCGGTGCACTTCTGGGTGGAGCACCTCGGCACGACCAGCGTGGTGTACGGCTTCCGCGTGCTGTCGGCCGACCACGGCGTCGTGCACGCCGAGGGCCGCCGCGTCCAGGTCAGGCTGGACCCCGCCACGCTGCGGCCGAGCCCGATGAGCCCGGCCCTGCGCGAGTCCATCCAGCCGCTGGTCCTGACGGCGGGCCACCTCGGCTCCTGA
- a CDS encoding TetR/AcrR family transcriptional regulator has product MIDGRLQRGERTRQAVLDTAVRLASVEGLDGLSLARLAQTLGVSKSGLFTHWPDKQALQLAIVEQARQQWVEQIIEPALRAPGRVRKLWALHEHRLAFYASAQLPGGCFFRAVDGEFDDRPGPVHDAIAAAVDSWMDLLTRLAGRAVELGELRPGTDPGLLAFEIEALGAAVVVHTHLLHHEHSHRYARRAVLDRLRALATDPSILPEA; this is encoded by the coding sequence GTGATCGACGGACGGCTCCAGCGCGGTGAGCGGACCCGCCAGGCGGTGCTCGACACCGCCGTCAGGCTGGCCTCGGTGGAAGGGCTCGACGGCCTGTCACTGGCCCGGCTCGCCCAGACTCTCGGCGTCAGCAAATCCGGACTTTTCACACATTGGCCGGATAAGCAGGCACTCCAGCTCGCGATCGTGGAGCAGGCCCGGCAGCAGTGGGTCGAGCAGATCATCGAGCCGGCCCTGCGCGCGCCCGGGAGGGTGCGCAAGCTGTGGGCCCTGCATGAGCACCGCCTGGCCTTCTACGCCTCCGCGCAGCTGCCCGGCGGCTGCTTCTTCCGCGCCGTCGACGGGGAGTTCGACGACCGGCCGGGCCCGGTCCACGACGCCATCGCCGCCGCCGTCGACAGCTGGATGGACCTGCTGACCCGGCTGGCCGGGCGGGCCGTCGAGCTCGGCGAGCTGCGGCCCGGCACCGACCCCGGCCTGCTCGCCTTCGAGATCGAGGCGCTCGGCGCGGCCGTGGTCGTCCACACCCACCTTCTCCACCACGAGCACAGCCACCGATACGCCCGCCGCGCCGTGCTCGACCGGCTCCGGGCGCTCGCGACCGACCCCAGCATCCTCCCGGAGGCCTGA
- a CDS encoding alkaline phosphatase PhoX: protein MERRTFLRASALGAGTLAFTGSLWQDALAAPAQNAPGPYGPLLAADGNGIQLPAGFTSQVIARSGQTVPGTSYTWHSAPDGGACFADDGGWIYVSNSEVNPGGGASAIRFDSGGVVVSAVSILSGTRQNCAGGATPWNTWLSCEEVSRGYVYETHPFGGAAVQRPALGRFKHEAAAADPVRKVVYLTEDETDGRFYRFVPATWGDLSSGRLQVLRAGSTTSGAFTWADVPDPGGSPTATRSQVSGSKPFNGGEGCYYANDTVWFTTKGDNRVWQVDVAAGTYELAYDDNLVSPGTAPLTGVDNLTGSASGDLYVAEDGGNMEICLITPDDKISPFLRINGQGSSEITGPAFNPAGDRLYFSSQRGTSGSSSGGITYCVSGPFRT from the coding sequence ATGGAACGTCGTACATTCCTCCGCGCCTCGGCCCTCGGCGCCGGCACCTTGGCCTTCACCGGCAGCCTCTGGCAGGACGCCCTCGCGGCCCCCGCCCAGAACGCCCCCGGCCCCTACGGGCCCCTGCTGGCCGCCGACGGCAACGGCATCCAGCTCCCGGCGGGCTTCACCAGCCAGGTGATCGCCCGGTCCGGGCAGACGGTCCCCGGCACCTCCTACACCTGGCACAGCGCCCCCGACGGCGGCGCCTGCTTCGCCGACGACGGCGGATGGATCTACGTGTCCAACTCCGAGGTCAACCCCGGCGGCGGCGCCTCGGCGATCCGCTTCGACTCCGGCGGCGTCGTCGTCTCCGCGGTCTCGATCCTGTCGGGCACCCGGCAGAACTGCGCCGGCGGCGCGACGCCGTGGAACACCTGGCTGTCGTGCGAGGAGGTCAGCCGGGGCTACGTCTACGAGACCCACCCCTTCGGCGGCGCCGCGGTGCAGCGTCCGGCCCTGGGCCGCTTCAAGCACGAGGCGGCGGCGGCCGACCCGGTCCGCAAGGTCGTCTACCTGACCGAGGACGAGACCGACGGCCGGTTCTACCGGTTCGTCCCGGCGACCTGGGGCGACCTGTCGTCCGGCAGGCTGCAGGTGCTCCGCGCGGGCTCGACCACCTCCGGCGCCTTCACCTGGGCCGACGTCCCCGACCCCGGCGGCTCCCCGACCGCGACCCGCAGCCAGGTCTCCGGCTCCAAACCCTTCAACGGCGGCGAGGGTTGCTACTACGCCAACGACACCGTGTGGTTCACCACCAAGGGCGACAACCGGGTCTGGCAGGTCGACGTCGCCGCCGGCACCTACGAGCTCGCCTACGACGACAACCTCGTCAGCCCCGGTACGGCGCCGCTGACCGGGGTGGACAACCTCACCGGCTCGGCCTCCGGGGACCTCTACGTGGCCGAGGACGGCGGCAACATGGAGATCTGCCTGATCACCCCGGACGACAAGATCTCCCCCTTCCTGCGGATCAACGGCCAGGGCTCCTCGGAGATCACCGGCCCCGCCTTCAACCCCGCCGGCGACCGCCTTTACTTCTCCTCCCAGCGCGGCACCTCCGGATCCTCCTCCGGAGGGATCACCTACTGCGTCAGCGGCCCGTTCCGCACCTGA
- a CDS encoding TetR/AcrR family transcriptional regulator — MSAPRPVLSRDLIVAAGLRILDAEGLDALSMRRVAQELGTGPASLYAHVENKEELLGLVYDEVMGEIRTSEPEPERWLEQLRELVMETFRVFGSHADIAKVALSTIPAGPNALRVGEAQLAIMLAGGVPPKVAALMVDRLGLYVCSDTYEGSRRAGGEDPASFTGELSGQIEEFCRSLPADRFPDLVAQVGNLVDARGVERFEFGLDLILRGLLSHVEAAGPTTKG, encoded by the coding sequence GTGAGCGCTCCGCGGCCCGTCCTGAGCAGGGATCTCATCGTCGCCGCCGGGCTGCGGATCCTCGACGCCGAGGGGCTCGACGCGCTGAGCATGCGCCGGGTCGCCCAGGAGCTCGGCACCGGCCCCGCCTCCCTCTACGCCCACGTGGAGAACAAGGAGGAGCTGCTCGGTCTGGTCTACGACGAGGTCATGGGTGAGATCCGGACCTCCGAGCCCGAGCCGGAGCGCTGGCTGGAGCAGCTCAGGGAGCTGGTCATGGAGACGTTCCGGGTGTTCGGCTCCCACGCCGACATCGCCAAGGTCGCTCTGTCCACCATCCCGGCCGGGCCCAACGCCCTGCGGGTCGGCGAGGCACAGCTGGCCATCATGCTCGCCGGAGGGGTGCCGCCCAAGGTCGCCGCCCTGATGGTCGACCGGCTCGGCCTCTACGTCTGCTCCGACACCTACGAGGGCTCGCGGCGCGCCGGCGGCGAGGACCCGGCGAGTTTCACGGGGGAGCTCTCCGGCCAGATCGAGGAGTTCTGCCGCAGCCTGCCCGCCGACCGCTTCCCCGACCTCGTCGCCCAGGTCGGCAACCTGGTGGACGCCCGCGGCGTCGAGCGCTTCGAGTTCGGCCTGGACCTGATCCTGCGCGGCCTGCTCTCCCATGTCGAGGCGGCGGGTCCTACGACCAAGGGCTGA
- a CDS encoding MFS transporter, with the protein MTATTVLAPSEGIFAQRYRALTVGMVALIVLVAFEALAVATAMPVVGRELDGLALYALAFSGSLAAAMVATVLGGRWADLRGPVAPLWAGVGAFAVGLVIAGVAPTMDLFILGRFVQGFGGGIFQVSMYVLVSRIYPAAMHPKVFSVFAGAWVVPSMVGPAITGIVVEQLGWRWVFLGVPLLVAPAALLLWRGLSTTPAGDGPEVGERTSIMRRLGWAALTAVGAALMQYGGAARGAGLILLAAGLLVLVLTLPRLLPPGTLRAARGLPSVIALRGIAAGTVFGGEVFLPLMLTGERGLSPAQAGMVLTGGALAWSFGSWVVGRKRYDRVLILRTGPALIATGIVLMALTVFADVPVALAFVGEAVLGFGIGIVYPTLSVLVLELSRPGEEGENSASMGIGESVFTVVTVAVVGAIVAAFGTAGPVYLVCFALTALMASTGVLVAGRFRD; encoded by the coding sequence ATGACTGCTACGACGGTTCTCGCCCCATCCGAGGGGATATTCGCCCAGCGCTACCGCGCCCTGACGGTCGGCATGGTCGCATTGATCGTCCTGGTGGCCTTCGAGGCGCTCGCCGTGGCGACGGCCATGCCGGTCGTGGGCCGCGAGCTCGACGGGCTCGCGCTGTACGCCCTGGCCTTCAGCGGGTCACTGGCCGCCGCGATGGTCGCCACCGTGCTGGGCGGGCGCTGGGCCGACCTCCGAGGACCGGTCGCCCCCCTCTGGGCGGGGGTGGGCGCCTTCGCCGTGGGGCTCGTGATCGCGGGAGTGGCGCCCACCATGGACCTGTTCATCCTGGGCCGGTTCGTGCAGGGCTTCGGCGGAGGGATCTTCCAGGTCTCGATGTACGTGCTGGTGTCACGGATCTACCCGGCGGCCATGCACCCCAAGGTCTTCTCCGTCTTCGCCGGAGCCTGGGTGGTGCCGTCCATGGTCGGGCCGGCGATCACCGGCATCGTGGTGGAGCAGTTGGGCTGGCGCTGGGTCTTCCTGGGGGTGCCGCTGCTCGTCGCCCCCGCGGCCCTGCTGCTGTGGCGGGGCCTGTCCACCACGCCGGCCGGGGACGGCCCCGAGGTGGGCGAGCGCACCTCCATCATGCGGCGGCTGGGCTGGGCGGCGCTGACGGCCGTGGGCGCCGCGCTCATGCAGTACGGCGGAGCGGCGCGCGGCGCCGGGCTGATCCTGCTGGCCGCCGGACTGCTCGTCCTGGTGCTCACGCTGCCCCGGCTGCTGCCGCCCGGCACCCTGCGCGCCGCGCGGGGCCTGCCCTCGGTGATCGCCCTGCGCGGGATCGCCGCCGGCACCGTCTTCGGCGGCGAGGTGTTCCTGCCGCTCATGCTCACCGGGGAGCGCGGTCTGTCGCCCGCCCAGGCCGGGATGGTGCTCACCGGTGGCGCGCTCGCCTGGTCCTTCGGCTCGTGGGTCGTCGGGCGCAAGCGCTACGACCGGGTCCTGATCCTGCGGACCGGCCCCGCCCTGATCGCCACGGGCATCGTGCTGATGGCCCTGACCGTCTTCGCGGACGTCCCCGTGGCCCTGGCCTTCGTCGGCGAGGCCGTGCTCGGGTTCGGCATCGGGATCGTCTACCCGACGCTGTCGGTGCTCGTCCTGGAGCTGTCGCGCCCCGGTGAGGAGGGTGAGAACAGCGCCTCGATGGGGATCGGGGAGTCGGTCTTCACGGTGGTCACGGTCGCCGTCGTCGGCGCGATCGTCGCGGCCTTCGGCACGGCCGGGCCCGTCTACCTCGTGTGCTTCGCGCTGACCGCGCTCATGGCGAGCACGGGCGTGCTGGTCGCGGGCCGGTTCAGGGACTGA
- a CDS encoding enolase C-terminal domain-like protein — MPRVRELEMFRLVLPYGRRPESILVRLTDYGGMTGWGEVVDPDPKTWASLEEGLAHALIGVDWEHPDELGAVPGGPAADMACWDLWARMRGVPLSHALGGSRTSLMATVRIGAERNLESLVARVNRHVCAGYAHITLDVHPGWDIEPLRAVRQAYPALGIGVDARGAYTDVGALEALDAYTLSSIERPFAGLADHADLQERVAAPVLLEVSSLAELDEAILVGAGRALLLRPAVLGSLREVRRVHDRALAAGWEIACAGGQGTGLARAATVAAASLPGCGLPCDVAEPPRSAQIVTPPVGASGGVVAVPLTQPGLGHTVDVARVRRLAKESYAA, encoded by the coding sequence ATGCCGCGCGTGCGCGAGCTTGAGATGTTCCGCCTGGTCCTGCCGTACGGCAGGCGGCCGGAGAGCATCCTCGTCCGGCTCACCGACTACGGGGGCATGACCGGTTGGGGAGAGGTCGTCGACCCCGACCCGAAGACCTGGGCCTCCCTGGAGGAGGGGCTCGCCCACGCGCTGATCGGCGTCGACTGGGAGCACCCCGACGAGCTGGGCGCCGTCCCCGGCGGCCCCGCGGCCGACATGGCCTGCTGGGACCTGTGGGCCAGGATGCGCGGGGTGCCGCTCTCCCACGCGCTGGGCGGCAGCCGCACCTCGCTGATGGCCACCGTCAGGATCGGCGCCGAGCGCAACCTGGAGAGCCTGGTCGCGCGGGTCAACCGCCATGTCTGCGCCGGCTACGCCCACATCACCCTGGACGTCCACCCCGGCTGGGACATCGAGCCGCTGCGCGCCGTCCGCCAGGCGTACCCGGCGCTGGGTATCGGTGTGGACGCCCGTGGCGCCTACACCGACGTCGGCGCCCTGGAGGCGCTGGACGCCTACACGCTCTCGTCCATCGAGCGCCCGTTCGCCGGCCTCGCCGACCACGCCGACCTGCAGGAGCGGGTCGCCGCCCCGGTCCTGCTCGAGGTGTCCTCGCTGGCCGAGCTCGACGAGGCCATCCTCGTCGGGGCGGGCCGGGCGCTGCTGCTGCGCCCGGCCGTCCTGGGCTCCCTGCGCGAGGTGCGGCGGGTCCACGACCGCGCCCTGGCGGCGGGCTGGGAGATCGCCTGCGCCGGCGGCCAGGGCACCGGCCTGGCCCGGGCGGCCACGGTGGCCGCGGCCAGCCTGCCCGGCTGCGGCCTGCCCTGCGACGTGGCCGAGCCGCCGCGCAGCGCGCAGATCGTCACCCCGCCGGTCGGCGCCTCCGGCGGCGTCGTGGCCGTGCCGCTCACCCAGCCGGGCCTCGGCCACACCGTCGACGTGGCCCGCGTCCGCCGTCTGGCCAAGGAGTCCTACGCCGCCTGA
- a CDS encoding transposase family protein: protein MDLQSAARQSPRPELPRIWGILRELETAGIITLAGKAYQRAQDPVVTPYKGKNKPKSPRRANRSHAELRGPGERANAQLKSWKILCAATPAWVTQMNRFRSVLP from the coding sequence GTGGACCTCCAGAGCGCTGCCCGGCAAAGCCCACGACCTGAGCTCCCCCGGATCTGGGGCATCCTGCGCGAGCTGGAGACGGCCGGGATCATCACCCTGGCCGGCAAGGCGTACCAGAGAGCCCAGGACCCGGTCGTCACCCCGTACAAGGGCAAGAACAAGCCCAAGTCCCCAAGGCGGGCCAACCGCTCCCACGCCGAGCTCCGTGGTCCTGGTGAACGCGCGAACGCGCAGCTGAAGAGCTGGAAGATCCTCTGCGCAGCGACACCTGCTTGGGTGACGCAGATGAACAGGTTTCGGAGCGTGTTGCCGTAG
- a CDS encoding DUF397 domain-containing protein, whose translation MDLSAAIWRKSSRSSGNGGQCVEVAANLPGVVAVRDSKDPDGPKLLFTPAEWGAFVGGVKSGEFDR comes from the coding sequence ATGGACCTGAGCGCCGCCATCTGGCGGAAGTCGTCGCGATCTTCGGGAAATGGTGGCCAGTGTGTCGAGGTCGCTGCCAATCTGCCCGGTGTGGTGGCGGTCCGTGACAGCAAGGACCCTGACGGCCCCAAGCTGCTCTTCACCCCCGCCGAGTGGGGAGCGTTCGTCGGCGGCGTCAAGTCCGGCGAGTTCGACCGCTGA
- a CDS encoding LCP family protein — MRDRSRPSGVGAVIGWTALSAIAPGAAHLRAGWRRTGLVLLSVYAALLLALLWVALTADLGDLAGKLVASSWLTAVTVASIALGAAWSALVVHSFVVLNPGTLPRAGQAVAGTLAGVLAVVMLVPFGLVGQYAAVSQSALDEVFSAPTTAPPSTGPAGEEDPWAGRDRVNILLLGGDADTHRVGVRTDSINVASIDVETGNTVLLSLPRNLENVRFVPGSPMARRFPDGFRLPANPDGSREDLLFAVWEYSDAHPEIFGGRRNQGTRTLMETIGYTLGLKIDWYALVNMWGFARLIDAIGGVRLTVPQDVVFGKYNEGLVKAGTRKLRGADAMWFARSRTNSSDFVRMGRQRCVLGALLAQADPATVLSRFNRIALATKELLRTDIPRPMLEHLVPLALKVKGAKVTSVQFVPPLINTGYPDWAKIRTVTAKAVRASAATRRHLTATAGPAAPAVTPGPGPDGTTATTPSPGSGATPTPAPGSRATSAVTPGPQSSARTPDAAEPKGITDGCG; from the coding sequence GTGCGGGACAGATCAAGGCCGTCCGGGGTCGGCGCGGTCATCGGATGGACGGCCCTGTCCGCCATCGCGCCGGGGGCCGCGCACCTGCGCGCCGGATGGCGCAGGACCGGGCTGGTGCTGCTGTCGGTCTACGCCGCGCTGCTGCTGGCCCTGCTGTGGGTGGCACTCACCGCCGACCTCGGCGACCTCGCCGGGAAGCTGGTCGCCTCCTCCTGGCTGACCGCCGTCACCGTGGCCTCCATCGCGCTCGGCGCCGCCTGGTCCGCGCTCGTCGTGCACTCCTTCGTGGTGCTGAACCCGGGCACGCTCCCCCGGGCCGGCCAGGCCGTCGCCGGGACCCTCGCGGGAGTGCTCGCGGTCGTCATGCTGGTGCCCTTCGGCCTGGTCGGGCAGTACGCCGCGGTCTCGCAGTCGGCGCTGGATGAGGTCTTCAGCGCCCCCACCACGGCGCCGCCCTCGACGGGTCCGGCCGGCGAGGAGGACCCGTGGGCGGGCCGGGACCGGGTGAACATCCTGCTGCTCGGCGGCGACGCCGACACCCATCGGGTGGGCGTGCGGACCGACAGCATCAACGTGGCCAGCATCGACGTCGAGACCGGCAACACCGTGCTGCTGAGCCTGCCGCGCAACCTGGAGAACGTCCGCTTCGTCCCGGGCTCGCCGATGGCCAGGCGCTTCCCCGACGGCTTCCGGCTGCCGGCCAACCCGGACGGCTCGCGCGAGGACCTGCTGTTCGCGGTCTGGGAATACTCCGACGCCCACCCGGAGATCTTCGGCGGGCGCAGGAACCAGGGCACCCGGACGCTCATGGAGACGATCGGCTACACCCTCGGCCTGAAGATCGACTGGTATGCCCTGGTGAACATGTGGGGCTTCGCCCGGCTGATCGACGCGATCGGGGGCGTGCGGCTGACGGTGCCGCAGGACGTGGTCTTCGGGAAGTACAACGAGGGCCTGGTCAAGGCGGGCACCCGCAAGCTCCGTGGGGCCGACGCGATGTGGTTCGCCCGCTCGCGCACCAACAGCAGCGACTTCGTCCGGATGGGACGCCAGCGCTGCGTGCTGGGCGCCCTGCTCGCCCAGGCCGACCCGGCGACCGTGCTGTCCCGGTTCAACCGGATCGCGCTGGCCACCAAGGAGCTCCTGCGGACCGACATCCCGCGTCCGATGCTGGAGCACCTGGTCCCGCTGGCCCTGAAGGTGAAGGGCGCCAAGGTGACCAGCGTGCAGTTCGTACCGCCGCTGATCAACACCGGCTACCCCGACTGGGCCAAGATCCGCACCGTCACCGCCAAGGCCGTCCGCGCCTCGGCCGCCACCCGCCGGCACCTCACCGCGACCGCCGGACCCGCCGCTCCGGCCGTCACGCCCGGCCCCGGCCCGGACGGGACCACGGCCACCACGCCCAGCCCCGGTTCCGGCGCCACCCCCACTCCCGCCCCCGGGTCCCGCGCCACCTCCGCCGTCACGCCCGGTCCGCAGTCCAGCGCCAGGACGCCGGACGCGGCCGAGCCCAAGGGGATCACCGACGGCTGCGGCTGA
- a CDS encoding crotonase/enoyl-CoA hydratase family protein, translating into MPFTEIEYGVADGIATITLNRPHRLNAFTYVMRGELIEAFDRADADDEVRAVVVTGQGRAFCAGADLGGGGDTFNHRRSEEMYGGEDTVDGSPRDGGGTVALRIARSLKPVIGAVNGPAVGVGVTMTLPMDVRLASDTARFGFVFARRGIVTEAASSWFLPRIVGIAQAMEWAVTGRVFSASEALEGRLVSRVHTPEELLPAAYALAREIADNTSAVSVAAIRRLMWSGLSAASPWEAHRADSFLMNALGAAPDAAEGVTAFLEKRPAEFPMKVSEDLPDAVPSWPVNPYGLT; encoded by the coding sequence ATGCCTTTCACCGAGATCGAGTACGGCGTGGCCGACGGGATCGCCACCATCACGCTGAACCGCCCCCACCGCCTCAACGCCTTCACCTACGTCATGCGCGGCGAGCTGATCGAGGCCTTCGACCGGGCGGACGCCGACGACGAGGTGCGCGCGGTGGTGGTCACCGGGCAGGGCCGGGCCTTCTGCGCCGGAGCCGACCTCGGTGGCGGCGGTGACACCTTCAACCACCGCAGGAGCGAGGAGATGTACGGCGGTGAGGACACCGTCGACGGCTCGCCCCGCGACGGCGGCGGCACGGTCGCGCTCCGCATCGCCCGCTCCCTCAAACCGGTCATCGGCGCCGTCAACGGTCCGGCCGTGGGCGTCGGGGTGACGATGACGCTCCCCATGGACGTCAGGCTGGCCTCCGACACCGCCAGGTTCGGCTTCGTCTTCGCCCGGCGCGGGATCGTGACCGAGGCGGCCTCCAGCTGGTTCCTGCCCCGGATCGTCGGCATCGCCCAGGCCATGGAGTGGGCGGTCACCGGCCGCGTCTTCTCCGCCTCCGAGGCGCTCGAGGGCCGCCTGGTCTCCAGGGTCCACACCCCGGAGGAGCTCCTGCCGGCCGCCTACGCGCTGGCCCGCGAGATCGCCGACAACACCTCGGCGGTCTCGGTCGCCGCCATCCGGCGGCTCATGTGGTCCGGCCTGTCGGCAGCCTCCCCGTGGGAGGCCCACCGCGCCGACTCCTTCCTCATGAACGCCCTCGGCGCCGCCCCCGACGCGGCCGAAGGCGTCACGGCCTTCCTGGAGAAGCGCCCGGCGGAGTTCCCGATGAAGGTCAGCGAGGATCTTCCGGACGCGGTCCCCTCCTGGCCCGTCAACCCCTACGGACTAACCTGA
- a CDS encoding alpha/beta hydrolase, translated as MLDVLGPDYELTVLPMADDYEGAVVASLVRRRASEPTGRAVLYVHGFTDYFFQTHLADHFVAQGIDFYGLDLRKYGRSLLPHQTRGFVRSVTEYFPEIDEAIRIIREDDGHGEVILNGHSTGGLVAALWADRVRGRGLIQSLVLNSPFLDLNVPSPLRIAADLLKGPLSRMPARAVLPLGLATAYGTSLHRDHHGEWDFDLEWKPIGGFAVHAVWLAAIRRAQRRLHGGLQADVPILVLCAEKGLRLRDFAPEAQGADIVLDPGQIAHWATRIGPHVTCLRVPGGIHDLVLSPGPARKQVFAEMDRWLTCYHGNSPATTGT; from the coding sequence ATGCTTGACGTTCTCGGTCCCGACTACGAGCTCACGGTCCTGCCCATGGCCGACGACTACGAGGGGGCGGTGGTCGCCTCGCTGGTACGGCGGCGCGCCTCCGAGCCCACCGGCAGGGCCGTTCTCTACGTCCACGGCTTCACCGACTACTTCTTCCAGACCCATCTGGCCGACCACTTCGTCGCCCAGGGAATCGACTTCTACGGTCTGGACCTGCGCAAGTACGGTCGCTCGCTGCTGCCGCACCAGACGCGGGGGTTCGTGCGCAGCGTCACCGAGTACTTCCCGGAGATCGACGAGGCGATCAGGATCATCCGTGAGGACGACGGCCACGGCGAGGTGATCCTCAACGGCCACTCCACCGGCGGCCTGGTCGCCGCTCTCTGGGCCGACCGGGTCCGGGGCCGGGGGCTGATCCAGAGCCTGGTGCTCAACAGCCCCTTCCTCGACCTCAACGTCCCCTCACCCCTGCGGATCGCCGCCGACCTGCTCAAGGGGCCGTTGTCCAGGATGCCGGCCCGCGCCGTCCTGCCCCTCGGGCTGGCCACCGCCTACGGCACGAGCCTGCACCGCGACCACCACGGGGAATGGGACTTCGACCTGGAGTGGAAGCCGATCGGCGGGTTCGCGGTGCACGCCGTCTGGCTGGCCGCGATCCGCCGGGCCCAGCGGCGCCTGCACGGCGGTCTCCAGGCGGACGTCCCGATCCTGGTGCTCTGCGCCGAGAAGGGCCTGCGGCTGCGCGACTTCGCCCCCGAGGCGCAGGGGGCCGACATCGTGCTCGACCCCGGGCAGATCGCGCACTGGGCGACCAGGATCGGCCCCCACGTGACGTGCCTGCGGGTGCCGGGCGGCATACATGACCTGGTGCTGTCACCCGGGCCCGCGCGCAAGCAGGTGTTCGCCGAGATGGACCGCTGGCTCACCTGCTACCACGGGAACTCACCTGCTACCACGGGAACGTGA